In a genomic window of Pelotomaculum thermopropionicum SI:
- a CDS encoding hypothetical serine protease (containing Peptidase_S8, Subtilase family) yields the protein MRLFSRGQSPFRKLWKFQMLRLAWKRKPVLLISASLSLLVLFLFSIHFLGMLPFAGEGRPSFKRYISIGILKPAAAAADMAGSRPVSFLNDRAADITGAAAVNAPGFVVPGGLTGEGQIVAVADSGLDAGRLDDIHPDLQNEPGKMPKVVLLKSWAGRDVPDDPDGHGTHMAATIAGTGAASGGKFRGMAPGASIYFQAILNKDGEPEPPENLKDLFWPAYSAGARVHVDGWGGGPDAYLEPAAQVDDFVRSYPDFLVVFGAGNGGPSPRSITAEANSKNVLTVGASVLPRPAFAPGGVDAGAVAEFSSRGPAGDGRIKPELFAPASAVISARSRLVEGNLPGYPEYTRLQGTSMAAAVAGGTAALLREYFKKYMELPTPSAALVKAALINGARPLNGGPSKDGFGIIDLAGTVIALKDGTFKTADEWAGVPQGGEIYYTFYIEDPSAPFKATLAWTDPAAAPGGAQTLVNDLDLIVQTPDGRTYYGNHFLGKNAPDRINNVEQVYLPAPVPGKYTVRVAGAAVRRNVLGGSPVPVQDYALVWGQAPAVDMVESSNGQTVELAGGGTVNPAEVPVTNLVNGAVVPADAGRIFPGAAVYLTLPAGNGGHELPQEKEPAQGDGDSKERLPPAAAGRQRAYLAARLWRAAGVKALEMDGETVFMEINPAARLGGYALAADAGEILLNKSPVPPAGLPPGFEVSAVVNPLDQKIRRVQAGCIEREGVVLATGYEKGEKKLYLAGGGVYRVSPGAVYSYEDSYASVDAEDMPFGTGALEELEEVLPGMPVLLRLAPSTGEVQYLAVKRLVALGTVKEIDASGGAIKMEGGAAYRIFPGAPVKKDRKAAALDAVKPGDQVAAVLLPDTGEAIGLVAYSRVFCGKAIEFSKKGMTLYLLDNTGLYRSLYLPPDAVIYRWGVKTTAEALAAGSLVRVTTDPAAKEVWRLDVADTLVDKGVLAAYDAAAGTVTTGEGRQYRLSNLSRFYKNGCPVLPEHLRPGEQVEIEYAAAPPPAGSVLVSLSSTTAAGAPQLLFSAVPLPGEMVVTGRTGTNADILVWARGEIRQKAAVDEAGKFNFTFRPDDEGKEYGFTLVAVDRRTGGVAGREVTRVAAGVRGGRSVAVLDAVSKAVRRISEDVLPDRAGAGYLPEAPLARASAVEALAGLFNWPETSGWPLAFKDAEDIPRPSARP from the coding sequence ATGCGCTTGTTTTCCAGGGGACAGTCCCCTTTTAGAAAATTATGGAAATTTCAAATGCTGAGGTTGGCCTGGAAGAGGAAGCCTGTTTTGCTCATTTCTGCCTCCCTGAGTCTTTTAGTGTTGTTTCTTTTTAGTATACATTTCCTGGGAATGCTGCCTTTTGCAGGCGAGGGCCGGCCTTCCTTCAAACGGTACATAAGCATAGGAATTCTTAAGCCTGCGGCTGCTGCAGCAGATATGGCCGGAAGCCGGCCGGTATCTTTCTTAAACGACCGGGCGGCAGACATAACCGGTGCAGCGGCGGTCAACGCGCCGGGGTTTGTTGTGCCCGGCGGCCTTACCGGGGAAGGCCAGATCGTGGCCGTGGCCGACAGCGGCCTGGACGCCGGCAGGCTGGACGATATCCACCCCGATCTTCAGAACGAACCGGGCAAGATGCCGAAGGTGGTGCTGTTGAAGTCCTGGGCCGGGCGGGACGTGCCGGACGACCCGGACGGGCACGGCACCCACATGGCGGCCACCATAGCGGGCACAGGTGCCGCCTCCGGCGGGAAGTTCCGCGGCATGGCACCGGGTGCCAGCATTTATTTTCAGGCCATCCTGAACAAAGATGGCGAGCCGGAACCACCGGAGAACCTTAAGGACCTGTTCTGGCCGGCCTACTCGGCCGGGGCGCGGGTTCATGTGGACGGCTGGGGCGGCGGGCCGGACGCCTACCTGGAGCCGGCCGCCCAGGTGGATGACTTTGTCCGCAGCTATCCTGATTTTCTGGTGGTCTTCGGTGCGGGCAACGGCGGGCCGTCACCGCGTTCCATTACCGCCGAGGCCAACAGTAAGAACGTCCTGACCGTGGGTGCTTCGGTGTTGCCCAGGCCGGCCTTCGCGCCCGGGGGGGTGGACGCTGGCGCCGTTGCGGAGTTTTCCTCCCGCGGCCCGGCCGGGGACGGGCGAATCAAGCCCGAGCTCTTTGCCCCTGCCTCGGCCGTAATTTCCGCCCGCTCGCGCCTGGTAGAAGGCAACCTGCCCGGTTACCCTGAATACACGCGCCTGCAGGGGACGAGCATGGCCGCCGCCGTTGCCGGCGGAACGGCGGCGCTTCTGCGGGAGTATTTTAAAAAATACATGGAGCTCCCCACTCCGTCCGCCGCCCTGGTCAAGGCCGCTTTAATTAACGGCGCGCGTCCATTAAATGGCGGCCCTTCAAAAGACGGCTTCGGCATCATCGATCTGGCCGGGACGGTGATTGCCTTAAAAGACGGTACGTTTAAAACGGCCGACGAGTGGGCCGGAGTACCCCAGGGGGGCGAGATATACTATACTTTTTACATTGAAGACCCGTCGGCCCCTTTTAAGGCCACCCTGGCCTGGACCGACCCGGCAGCCGCTCCGGGCGGTGCCCAGACGCTGGTGAACGACCTGGACCTGATCGTGCAGACGCCCGACGGCAGGACGTATTACGGTAACCACTTTCTAGGCAAGAATGCCCCGGACAGGATAAATAACGTGGAACAGGTATACCTGCCCGCCCCGGTGCCGGGCAAGTATACCGTGCGGGTGGCGGGCGCCGCCGTGCGCCGGAACGTGTTGGGCGGCAGCCCGGTTCCGGTGCAGGATTACGCCCTGGTGTGGGGCCAGGCCCCGGCCGTAGACATGGTGGAAAGCAGCAACGGGCAGACGGTTGAACTGGCCGGGGGAGGGACGGTAAACCCGGCCGAAGTGCCGGTGACAAACCTGGTCAACGGCGCCGTCGTCCCCGCTGATGCCGGCCGCATTTTCCCCGGCGCGGCTGTTTACCTGACGCTGCCGGCCGGCAATGGCGGCCATGAACTGCCGCAGGAAAAAGAACCGGCTCAAGGTGATGGTGACAGCAAGGAGCGGCTTCCTCCTGCCGCTGCGGGCAGGCAGCGGGCCTACCTGGCCGCCCGCCTGTGGCGCGCCGCCGGCGTAAAGGCGCTGGAAATGGATGGGGAAACCGTTTTTATGGAAATCAACCCGGCCGCAAGGCTGGGGGGGTATGCCCTGGCGGCGGACGCCGGGGAGATTTTGCTGAATAAATCCCCCGTGCCGCCCGCCGGCCTGCCGCCCGGCTTTGAAGTGAGCGCGGTGGTAAATCCGCTCGACCAGAAGATCCGGCGGGTGCAGGCCGGCTGCATCGAGCGGGAGGGGGTTGTTCTGGCAACCGGCTATGAAAAAGGGGAGAAGAAGCTTTACCTGGCCGGCGGCGGGGTTTACCGGGTTTCGCCCGGGGCGGTTTACTCTTATGAGGACAGCTACGCCAGCGTTGACGCCGAGGACATGCCCTTCGGCACCGGCGCCCTGGAAGAGCTGGAGGAAGTCCTGCCCGGCATGCCGGTGCTCCTGCGCCTGGCCCCATCCACCGGTGAGGTGCAGTACCTGGCCGTGAAGCGCCTGGTGGCGCTCGGCACCGTAAAGGAGATCGACGCCTCCGGCGGCGCGATCAAAATGGAGGGCGGCGCGGCCTACCGGATCTTTCCTGGGGCCCCGGTTAAAAAGGACAGGAAGGCCGCCGCCCTGGATGCCGTAAAGCCGGGCGACCAGGTGGCCGCCGTGCTTCTCCCGGATACCGGCGAGGCCATCGGTCTGGTGGCCTACAGCAGGGTTTTTTGCGGGAAGGCCATTGAATTCAGCAAAAAAGGCATGACCCTTTACCTGCTCGACAACACCGGCCTTTACCGCTCCCTTTACCTGCCGCCGGATGCCGTGATCTACCGCTGGGGCGTGAAGACCACAGCCGAGGCCCTGGCCGCCGGCAGCCTGGTCAGGGTTACCACCGACCCGGCGGCAAAAGAAGTGTGGCGGCTCGACGTAGCCGACACGCTGGTTGATAAAGGCGTATTGGCGGCATACGACGCGGCCGCCGGCACGGTTACCACCGGGGAAGGCAGGCAGTACCGCCTGTCGAATCTGTCGCGTTTTTACAAAAACGGCTGTCCGGTGCTGCCGGAGCACCTGCGGCCGGGCGAGCAGGTGGAAATTGAATATGCCGCGGCCCCGCCGCCTGCCGGCAGCGTGCTGGTCTCGCTGAGCAGCACCACTGCCGCCGGGGCGCCCCAGCTTTTGTTTTCTGCAGTGCCCCTGCCCGGAGAAATGGTGGTAACCGGCAGGACCGGCACCAACGCGGACATTCTGGTATGGGCAAGAGGGGAGATCAGGCAGAAGGCGGCCGTAGATGAAGCCGGCAAGTTTAACTTTACCTTCCGGCCTGACGATGAAGGAAAAGAATACGGTTTCACCCTGGTGGCGGTGGACCGGCGCACCGGCGGCGTGGCGGGAAGGGAAGTCACCCGGGTTGCCGCCGGGGTGCGGGGCGGGCGCAGTGTCGCCGTTTTAGATGCTGTTTCTAAGGCTGTAAGGCGGATAAGCGAAGATGTTTTGCCGGACAGGGCCGGGGCAGGCTATTTGCCCGAAGCGCCGCTGGCGCGGGCTTCAGCCGTGGAGGCCCTGGCGGGGCTTTTTAACTGGCCGGAAACCAGCGGGTGGCCCCTGGCGTTCAAGGATGCGGAGGACATTCCGCGGCCTTCCGCCCGGCCGTAG
- a CDS encoding hypothetical protein (containing S-layer homology domain) has translation MAPGVQGCGGHSAAFRPAVAEARARGIVKGYPDGSFRPAAAISRAEAAVIFAAVLNDLGIAVEAGPALPYSDIASIPSWAAGAVAETTAAGLFRGRPDGSFAPDDPVTANEMAVLLERLLAVCKDAWEK, from the coding sequence GTGGCCCCTGGCGTTCAAGGATGCGGAGGACATTCCGCGGCCTTCCGCCCGGCCGTAGCTGAGGCGCGGGCGCGGGGAATTGTCAAAGGCTATCCCGACGGCAGCTTCCGGCCGGCGGCTGCAATCAGCCGCGCCGAGGCCGCCGTCATCTTTGCCGCCGTGCTGAACGATCTGGGAATAGCGGTTGAAGCGGGCCCGGCCCTGCCCTATTCGGATATAGCCAGCATACCGTCCTGGGCGGCCGGGGCAGTTGCCGAAACCACCGCGGCGGGGCTTTTCCGCGGCCGGCCCGACGGCAGCTTTGCGCCTGATGACCCGGTAACGGCAAATGAAATGGCGGTTCTCCTGGAGCGCCTCCTGGCCGTTTGCAAGGACGCCTGGGAAAAATGA
- the TolC gene encoding outer membrane protein — protein MKKFTLLLMAIVIMVPLAALPAWAKEPATPELTLNDAVALALKNSETVKKADKEVKRTKALRDEKQDSLGYIPTGPTGNQEEAAYASLFSANLTWQMSEKSLTVEQDSVALDTCNKYWGVQLAMGALKVAEQSLKQAELDLAKARVSHRVGLISQDALLAAESKWAGAKSALEKARNDLDAAYTAFNQMVGLWPEDRPVLTDELKFIPIGDNNVEYLVAKVLAESPSVWLANEKVNLQKILKELAYYTGSYQPYEAREIELDQAKLDAVSAREATEVLVRNLFYSVRTLEENYPAAEQAVKVAEENLRVGQIKYQVGMLTKAELAALETALAQARQSLLELKKSHAYYKLALEKPWAM, from the coding sequence ATGAAAAAATTTACATTATTATTAATGGCAATAGTTATTATGGTACCTTTGGCGGCTTTGCCGGCCTGGGCAAAGGAGCCGGCAACGCCGGAGCTGACTCTGAACGACGCGGTTGCGCTGGCCCTTAAGAACAGCGAGACGGTCAAGAAGGCGGATAAGGAAGTTAAGCGCACCAAAGCTCTGCGGGATGAAAAGCAGGACAGCCTCGGGTACATCCCGACCGGGCCGACGGGCAACCAGGAAGAGGCGGCATATGCCAGTCTTTTTTCGGCAAACCTAACCTGGCAGATGTCAGAAAAGAGCCTGACGGTTGAGCAGGACTCTGTGGCCCTGGATACGTGCAACAAGTACTGGGGCGTGCAACTGGCTATGGGTGCGCTGAAGGTTGCAGAACAATCCCTGAAGCAGGCCGAGCTTGATCTGGCCAAGGCCAGAGTTTCGCACAGGGTTGGCCTTATTTCCCAGGATGCCTTGCTGGCCGCCGAGTCGAAATGGGCGGGAGCAAAATCTGCCCTGGAAAAAGCCAGAAACGACCTGGATGCAGCCTATACGGCCTTTAACCAAATGGTGGGCCTGTGGCCGGAAGACAGGCCGGTGCTGACCGATGAACTGAAGTTTATTCCAATAGGCGATAACAATGTTGAGTACCTGGTGGCGAAGGTGCTGGCCGAAAGCCCTTCGGTATGGCTTGCTAATGAAAAGGTGAACCTGCAGAAAATTCTGAAAGAGTTGGCATATTATACCGGCAGTTACCAGCCTTACGAAGCTAGGGAAATTGAGCTGGACCAGGCCAAACTGGATGCGGTAAGCGCCAGGGAGGCTACTGAAGTTTTGGTGCGGAACCTTTTCTACTCGGTGCGCACTCTGGAGGAGAATTATCCTGCCGCGGAACAGGCGGTAAAGGTGGCGGAGGAAAACCTGCGTGTGGGCCAGATTAAATATCAGGTAGGAATGCTAACAAAAGCAGAACTGGCTGCCTTGGAAACGGCCCTGGCCCAGGCCAGGCAGAGCCTGCTGGAGCTTAAGAAGAGCCATGCCTATTACAAGCTGGCTCTTGAAAAACCGTGGGCTATGTAA
- a CDS encoding predicted nucleic acid-binding protein (contains PIN domain), whose translation MILTDTNVLVYAINTDAPQHTASRKFVEAVQQKNIDSVLPVQVLLEFYAIVTDHRRVTRPLEPETAWKQVNALRAIFPVIDGGLKSFDLLKEISLKTKGADIFDAYLVAQMKACGVSLLCTYNIKDFSRFEGILAQTPEEILARS comes from the coding sequence TTGATCCTGACGGATACAAATGTCCTGGTTTACGCCATCAATACAGACGCTCCACAGCATACAGCCAGCCGGAAATTCGTTGAAGCCGTTCAACAAAAAAACATTGACAGCGTGCTGCCGGTACAAGTATTGCTTGAGTTTTATGCTATAGTAACGGACCACCGGCGGGTTACCAGACCACTGGAGCCGGAAACAGCATGGAAACAGGTTAATGCCTTAAGGGCAATTTTTCCGGTAATTGACGGCGGCCTTAAGTCGTTTGATCTTTTGAAGGAAATCAGTCTAAAAACTAAGGGTGCCGATATTTTTGACGCATATCTGGTAGCCCAAATGAAGGCGTGTGGCGTTTCTCTCCTCTGCACCTATAATATAAAAGATTTTTCCAGGTTTGAAGGTATTCTGGCCCAAACACCGGAAGAGATTTTAGCCCGTTCATGA
- the MreB gene encoding actin-like ATPase (involved in cell morphogenesis) — protein MFGGSDIGVDLGTANVLVYVKGKGIVLQEPSVVAIDRESGRIIAVGSEARRMLGRTPGNITAIRPLRDGVIADYEVTEKMLRYFIGKADGGRKFFFKPRLMVCIPSGITGVEERAVRQAAVQAGAREAHLIEEPLAAALGAGLDISQPSGSMVVDVGGGTTDIAVLSLGGIVNSKSLRIGGDKFDEAIVKYIRREYSLAIGERTAEELKMEIGTAYLPGAEEKAMEVKGRDLLSGLPRAVTVSRRHVHEAIKETLDLIVGGVKEVLERTSPELSADIINKGIVMTGGGALLDGIDRLLSKETGLPVYVAEDPLSCVAKGTGRALNNIEVLSSISRKKGIKKIV, from the coding sequence ATGTTTGGCGGGAGCGACATCGGGGTTGACCTGGGTACGGCCAACGTGCTGGTTTACGTAAAGGGGAAGGGAATAGTTTTGCAGGAGCCCTCTGTTGTAGCCATCGACAGGGAGAGCGGGCGGATCATCGCAGTGGGCTCCGAAGCCCGCAGGATGCTGGGGCGCACCCCCGGCAACATCACCGCCATCCGGCCCCTGCGCGACGGGGTTATAGCCGACTACGAGGTAACCGAAAAGATGCTTCGCTATTTCATAGGCAAGGCGGACGGCGGCCGGAAGTTCTTTTTCAAGCCCCGCCTTATGGTCTGCATCCCGTCAGGCATTACCGGGGTAGAGGAGCGGGCCGTGCGGCAGGCGGCGGTCCAGGCCGGGGCCAGGGAGGCCCACCTGATCGAGGAACCCCTTGCTGCCGCCCTGGGAGCGGGCCTGGATATTTCCCAGCCGAGCGGGTCGATGGTGGTGGACGTCGGAGGCGGCACCACCGACATTGCCGTCCTCTCCCTGGGGGGCATTGTGAACAGCAAGTCGCTGCGCATCGGCGGGGATAAGTTCGACGAGGCCATCGTGAAATACATCCGCAGGGAGTACAGCCTTGCCATCGGCGAGCGCACCGCCGAGGAGCTGAAGATGGAAATCGGCACCGCCTACCTCCCCGGCGCTGAGGAAAAGGCCATGGAGGTAAAAGGCCGCGACCTGCTTTCCGGGCTGCCGAGGGCGGTAACGGTCTCCCGCCGGCACGTGCACGAGGCCATCAAGGAAACGCTTGACCTTATTGTGGGCGGCGTAAAAGAAGTGCTGGAGCGCACCTCCCCCGAGTTGTCGGCCGACATAATCAACAAGGGCATCGTCATGACCGGCGGCGGGGCCCTGCTGGACGGTATAGACAGGCTCTTAAGCAAGGAAACCGGCTTGCCCGTCTATGTGGCGGAAGACCCTTTGTCCTGCGTTGCCAAGGGCACCGGCCGCGCCCTGAATAACATTGAAGTGCTCAGCTCAATCAGCAGGAAGAAAGGGATCAAAAAAATAGTATAG
- the VapC gene encoding predicted nucleic acid-binding protein (contains PIN domain): MKTAVDTNIFVDILIGSPRAERSRELLRLARTGGPVVICPLVYAELAALLADIQKLDAFLKAANVKIEGFSVQALARAGEAWRTYTGRRPGKLICPSCGGQTEATCHNCGRVIATRQHILTDFLIGAHAEIQAGRLLSHDRDFIRRYFPSLDCLPPEI; the protein is encoded by the coding sequence ATGAAAACGGCCGTTGACACTAATATCTTTGTGGATATCTTAATCGGCAGCCCACGGGCCGAGCGGAGCAGGGAATTGCTGCGCCTGGCCCGTACCGGTGGTCCTGTGGTCATTTGCCCCCTGGTATATGCGGAACTGGCGGCGTTGCTGGCAGATATCCAGAAACTCGATGCCTTCCTTAAAGCAGCAAACGTAAAAATAGAAGGGTTTTCTGTGCAGGCACTGGCACGAGCCGGGGAGGCCTGGCGCACTTATACCGGACGCCGGCCTGGGAAGTTGATATGCCCATCATGCGGCGGGCAGACGGAAGCAACCTGTCACAATTGCGGACGCGTAATCGCGACGCGGCAGCATATTTTGACCGATTTCTTGATCGGAGCCCACGCCGAAATTCAGGCAGGCCGGCTGCTTTCTCATGACCGGGATTTTATCCGCAGGTATTTCCCTTCGCTGGACTGCCTGCCGCCGGAGATATGA
- the EmrA gene encoding multidrug resistance efflux pump — translation MSEDLLAATGAKKNKLIVAFLFLAIIALSALIIFSLHRRQASLSEERDSLTATGTVEAKNVTASFKVAGKIEAIFAAEGSRVEEGQELAVLEAKEITAKLNQALGAHEAALAQARQAGESVPLTSQQVETAIDQARAKVAQAEVGLNDARLLYERTAKLWENGAVAQKSYDDAKNNYELAQNRLKEAQAALDQALSARLKVQVAQAQHEAALAQSRQAAGAVQEAQVYLENTRLKAPISGYITQKFVEQGEMVNAGTPVFEITDLEHTYVKVFISEKKIGRVRLGQDAEVTVDSFPGRVFPGKVVWINDAGEFAVRKAVNEQYEHDIRSFEVKIDVPNPDLALKTGMTAHVRILEGR, via the coding sequence ATGTCAGAAGATCTCCTGGCCGCAACCGGAGCGAAGAAAAACAAACTGATCGTTGCCTTTCTTTTCCTGGCAATTATCGCCCTTTCGGCCTTGATAATATTCTCCCTGCACCGCCGCCAGGCCTCCCTGTCCGAAGAGCGGGACAGCCTGACCGCCACGGGCACGGTTGAAGCGAAAAACGTCACGGCTTCCTTCAAGGTGGCGGGAAAGATTGAGGCCATTTTCGCCGCAGAGGGAAGCAGGGTGGAAGAAGGCCAGGAACTGGCCGTCCTGGAGGCCAAAGAAATAACCGCCAAACTGAATCAGGCCCTGGGCGCCCATGAAGCGGCCCTGGCCCAGGCGCGCCAGGCCGGCGAGTCCGTTCCCCTGACCAGCCAGCAGGTGGAAACCGCCATTGACCAGGCGCGGGCAAAAGTGGCCCAGGCCGAGGTGGGCTTAAACGACGCCAGGCTGCTTTACGAGCGCACCGCAAAGCTGTGGGAAAACGGCGCCGTCGCCCAAAAAAGCTACGACGATGCCAAAAACAACTACGAACTGGCCCAAAACAGGCTGAAGGAAGCGCAGGCCGCCCTCGACCAGGCGCTTTCGGCCAGGCTGAAGGTGCAGGTAGCCCAGGCCCAGCACGAGGCGGCCCTGGCCCAGAGCAGGCAGGCCGCCGGGGCGGTGCAGGAGGCGCAGGTCTACCTGGAAAACACCCGCTTAAAAGCGCCCATATCCGGCTACATCACCCAGAAGTTTGTCGAACAGGGCGAGATGGTCAACGCCGGCACGCCGGTCTTTGAAATAACCGACCTTGAGCACACCTACGTGAAGGTCTTCATTAGCGAGAAAAAAATCGGCCGCGTCCGCCTTGGCCAGGATGCCGAGGTAACGGTGGATTCCTTCCCCGGCAGAGTCTTTCCGGGTAAAGTCGTCTGGATTAACGACGCCGGTGAGTTTGCCGTGCGCAAGGCGGTAAACGAGCAGTACGAGCACGACATTCGCAGCTTTGAGGTAAAAATAGACGTGCCCAACCCTGATCTGGCCCTGAAAACGGGCATGACCGCACACGTCAGGATACTGGAGGGCCGGTAG
- the RpoE gene encoding DNA-directed RNA polymerase specialized sigma subunit, sigma24 homolog: MEFTRLLVKKAQNNDLSAFEELVRLYQNKVYSLCNHLAGNHADAQDLAQEAFIRAYRAIGSFRNEADFGTWLHRITVNVWLNLKRKKNGQQPLSLDEPHRGSDGGEIGREVASEDGDPLRALEEKELRGLVRVALDSLSEEHRTVLVLREIEGYSYEEVSRMLGCSLGTVKSRLSRAREAMKRKVTELARENGEHLPAGKERR; encoded by the coding sequence GTGGAATTTACCAGGCTGCTGGTAAAAAAGGCGCAAAACAACGACCTTTCCGCCTTCGAGGAACTGGTACGCCTGTATCAAAATAAGGTCTACTCCCTTTGCAACCACCTTGCGGGCAATCACGCCGACGCCCAGGACCTGGCCCAGGAGGCTTTCATCAGGGCCTACAGGGCCATAGGCAGTTTCCGGAACGAGGCCGACTTCGGCACCTGGCTGCACCGCATCACCGTCAACGTGTGGCTTAACTTGAAGCGCAAAAAGAACGGGCAGCAGCCGCTTTCCCTGGATGAGCCGCACCGCGGCAGCGACGGCGGGGAAATCGGGCGCGAGGTGGCGTCAGAAGACGGCGACCCGCTCCGGGCGCTGGAGGAAAAGGAACTGCGCGGCCTGGTTCGGGTTGCCCTGGACAGCCTGTCGGAGGAACACAGGACGGTGCTTGTGCTAAGGGAAATAGAAGGATACAGCTACGAAGAAGTGTCGCGCATGCTCGGCTGCTCGCTGGGCACGGTGAAATCCCGGCTCAGCCGGGCGCGCGAGGCTATGAAACGAAAGGTAACTGAGCTGGCGCGGGAGAACGGGGAGCACCTGCCCGCGGGTAAGGAGAGAAGGTGA
- a CDS encoding hypothetical membrane protein, translating into MDCREMQLLISLRLDGELSKDEQAALAGHLAGCEACCREAALQERLSAALRELGREEAQAPPELCGLVMSRLAAGRRPVFAWLPAAWRKAVASAAAVLILAGGAAGVTAGLKMAGGGKMIVFETPAKTDAGGGGSAAQLNEAASGAGNPVGPPGQESAPDSGQKVLAPADGKGSGAGSPGLTGKEANSVAPGGSGGSTSAPVETPLPAGEPRALLNSSMKITSTVLKVAVGDLTEARAKAVALAAGAGAATQVFPEQGGGKKIVVIRIAAETGRAKAMIAELAQLGTVTDRQDESRDVTALYNEAMVQYSDLQARLNASSDPAGRQQLEAQAASYKRQLEAWEAEAGKHIIMLWLEGS; encoded by the coding sequence GTGGATTGCCGCGAAATGCAGCTTTTAATATCGCTCCGCCTGGACGGGGAGCTTTCAAAAGATGAGCAGGCCGCCCTGGCCGGCCACCTGGCAGGCTGCGAGGCGTGCTGCCGGGAGGCGGCGCTGCAGGAGAGGCTGTCTGCGGCGCTGCGGGAGCTTGGCCGGGAGGAAGCGCAGGCCCCGCCGGAGCTGTGCGGCCTGGTAATGAGCAGGCTTGCGGCCGGTCGCAGGCCCGTCTTTGCCTGGCTTCCGGCAGCCTGGCGCAAGGCCGTGGCTTCTGCCGCAGCCGTGCTGATTCTCGCCGGAGGGGCGGCCGGGGTCACCGCCGGGCTGAAAATGGCCGGCGGGGGGAAAATGATCGTTTTTGAAACCCCGGCGAAAACCGATGCGGGTGGCGGAGGCAGCGCCGCCCAGTTAAATGAGGCGGCATCAGGCGCCGGAAATCCTGTTGGGCCGCCCGGCCAGGAAAGCGCGCCGGACAGCGGCCAAAAAGTTCTTGCGCCCGCCGACGGTAAAGGCAGCGGCGCCGGCAGCCCAGGCTTAACCGGCAAAGAGGCGAACAGCGTTGCGCCGGGCGGCTCCGGCGGCAGCACGTCCGCACCGGTTGAAACACCGCTTCCCGCCGGCGAACCGCGGGCCCTGCTGAACAGCAGCATGAAGATAACCAGCACCGTCTTGAAGGTAGCCGTAGGCGACCTGACCGAGGCCAGGGCTAAAGCGGTGGCCCTGGCGGCCGGCGCCGGCGCGGCAACGCAGGTGTTCCCCGAGCAGGGCGGCGGCAAGAAAATAGTGGTCATCCGGATAGCCGCGGAAACCGGCCGGGCAAAAGCCATGATTGCCGAACTGGCCCAACTGGGAACGGTAACCGACAGGCAGGATGAAAGCCGCGACGTCACCGCCCTTTACAATGAGGCGATGGTCCAGTACAGCGACCTGCAGGCCAGGCTGAACGCCTCTTCAGACCCTGCCGGGCGGCAGCAGCTGGAGGCCCAGGCGGCATCTTACAAGCGGCAGCTTGAGGCCTGGGAGGCAGAGGCCGGCAAGCACATCATCATGCTGTGGCTGGAGGGCAGTTGA
- a CDS encoding hypothetical DNA binding protein (containing partial COG4710, predicted DNA-binding protein with an HTH domain), with the protein MQLNIYVPKEKRRLIASLEEAAKATGRPKNELVLEALEHYLPEMQVALGKFSLGQIKGTRRAEIYERGLKY; encoded by the coding sequence ATGCAGCTCAACATATACGTGCCCAAGGAAAAGCGTCGTCTTATAGCTTCCCTGGAGGAAGCTGCAAAGGCAACCGGGCGCCCTAAGAACGAGCTTGTTTTGGAAGCTCTCGAACATTATTTGCCGGAAATGCAGGTTGCCCTGGGAAAATTCAGCCTGGGGCAAATAAAGGGAACCCGGCGGGCGGAAATTTACGAAAGAGGGTTAAAATATTGA